From Argopecten irradians isolate NY chromosome 12, Ai_NY, whole genome shotgun sequence, one genomic window encodes:
- the LOC138336439 gene encoding uncharacterized protein — translation MEFSWPLVLVLGVLVLYGEQVKTCFCPRSHPQTDFCHLSSFAIVGTVNAVTENTKDRRFNVTLRHMLKVPDNYIVTDNDQIQLISHKGSTLCELEVERGLTYVITGYVTGEVEYLVNSCLWTENFKTLSFSKFNGLLGNYDCSCYINDWGLTPVGVTPRDVCDYDETSTCEQAACKRNEQGSCEWILNCTEQKRASSDLSSLKEKIRKEINEIL, via the exons ATGGAATTTTCCTGGCCTTTGGTATTGGTGCTTGGAGTTCTTGTTCTTTATGGTGAACAAGTCAAAACGTGTTTCTGTCCGAGATCTCACCCTCAAACTGACTTTTGTCATCTCAGCAGCTTTG CGATTGTTGGCACTGTAAACGCTGTTACAGAGAATACGAAGGACAGAAGATTTAATGTAACTCTTCGACACATGCTGAAG GTTCCTGATAATTACATAGTTACCGACAATGATCAAATTCAACTGATAAGCCACAAAGGATCTACATTGTGTGAGCTGGAGGTGGAACGAGGGCTTACCTATGTCATAACAG GCTATGTGACCGGTGAGGTCGAATACCTAGTGAACTCGTGTTTGTGGACGGAAAACTTCAAAACCTTGTCTTTCAGCAAGTTTAACGGCCTCCTTGGGAACTACGACTGTAGCTGCTAT ATTAACGACTGGGGATTAACACCGGTCGGCGTCACCCCCCGAGATGTCTGTGATTATGACGAGACATCGACGTGTGAACAGGCGGCGTGTAAACGAAATGAACAGGGCTCGTGTGAATGGATTCTGAACTGTACAGAACAGAAGAGAGCCAGTTCAGACCTCAGCAGTTTGAAAGAGAAAATCCGCAAAGAAATCAATGAAATCTTGTAA
- the LOC138304723 gene encoding uncharacterized protein, translating into MKKSKICKVLLHFVYVLFLLLVILLAQSALVLILSRKKNTSLEVWYVCVCFVLIIPEIVHIITMLWCTSFLADQAMKTWPLFRGILSGIFLSITEAGCLSMLTYIILPRIPSYIILPILNFSLLPQLSQSVEAIRNKNIQTCLKPSLMIIGCVAIVVAGIVSSIYLSYSDALEPYQATILPILLIGASISLYSPIQTHIHGDTEASYHKTSLFYGSFRIFTYVMFCLMCFNKETVGVISLNLGLLGAGFQVFSNLQTLHLLIVIHITFSFVSLLTYIAPAKSKFTTFCSWQLSPILIAIFCIVLSVHTTNIYNIIDFSENPVTSELIIVFIMCGVLTLITICYMLIPKCFKDSSETNSNSGEELTFQYRYNSVLLLQFLLIQKKILRSPVDDSDSSVHNNRPSRVYVCTTMYQEAEHEMDRLLVSLKSVISSHKLKQKNVYIESHIFLDNGAEGKEIKDFGKQLYTLAEERLDLQPESGRMLYTPYGIQLHWDLEHGTPFFIHLKDTEKVKAKKRWSQVMYLEYVLKYRSKWEGSQGPYGPKSMYLNPSIRYESTESLVKYNDFYLGKGEARLAPTQTNHLLDVPDIILNDAEDLYNYSADTLTVDMSSNDGSLYPSETPSRNGSEIYLKETPLEIHTQDSTIFSVSQSNIGISTVCSDNFILMTDADMVFDDEAVLAVIDVCKNSPDVGGVCGRTYPTGLYRHPILWLQVFEYAKDFWMMKSSQNVIGSVMCCPGCFSLFRFEALSDILQTYESPTESVMDVFTKDNGEDRWMCTLMMLKGWKLRYVMAGRNSTFCPETTLEFMKQRRRWLLSDYTNAFLVMTNIANLISHNSAFSLTYALYQIQLFFIMILYPGATVIMLSLGLELGSGIPLFAIAPTFFLLIVGYSILLVKDVPSSVQLVASKVLIIVLGLGTLFAFGSTSVIIMKALIQDFQENIIGRHIEYIMILSLTATYPLAGLVHPSECHLLIYGLPYMFFLPLLNIILPVYAFCNIIDQSWGTRDDQLANISKFLRLPKVKKKKKPKKKRSTLSPNGSFSTLNSSVLDLQNFNEDEVSFWEKVVGDKVGVNVSGGLTSEERTAGLRVTRNKVTCWFLLINAFWVILLCACYGLMLQLMDNKTIFSIVMLSSLGLTPLIQVTGMLVDRGRVLLQHIRDNL; encoded by the exons atgaagaaaTCCAAAATCTGCAAG GTGCTTCTACATTTTGTCTATGTATTATTTCTTCTTCTCGTCATCCTTCTTGCCCAAAGTGCCCTAGTTTTGATATTGAGCAGAAAGAAGAATACCAGTCTCGAAGTATG GTACGTTTGCGTTTGTTTTGTGTTGATAATACCAGAAATAGTCCATATCATAACGATGCTGTGGTGTACCTCCTTCCTCGCTGACCAGGCAATGAAAACGTGGCCATTGTTTCGAGGAATATTAAGT GGAATCTTTCTAAGCATCACCGAGGCCGGGTGTTTATCGATGCTGACATACATCATCCTGCCTCGAATTCCAAGTTATATAATACTTCCAATACTCAATTTCTCCTTACTGCCGCAGCTGTCACAATCGGTCGAG GCAATAAGAAACAAGAATATACAGACGTGCCTGAAGCCGTCCTTGATGATAATTGGATGTGTAGCAATCGTAGTAGCTGGAATCGTGTCGAGTATTTATCTTTCTTATTCGGATGCCCTCGAACCATATCAGGCCACCATATTGCCAATCTTACTTATAGGGGCGTCAATCAGTCTGTATAGCCCAAtccaaacacacatacatggtGACACTGAGGCCTCATACCACAAGACAAGCCTGTTTTACGGATCATTTAGGATATTTACATATGTCATGTTCTGTCTAATGTGCTTTAACAAGGAAACTGTTGGAGTAATCTCCCTTAATCTCGGACTCTTAGGAGCGGGTTTCCAAGTGTTTAGTAATTTACAAACGCTCCATCTTCTGATAGTTATACATATTACGTTTTCGTTTGTGTCGTTGCTTACGTACATTGCTCCAGCCAAATCCAAATTTACAACGTTCTGTTCGTGGCAGTTGTCCCCCATTTTAATagcaatattttgtattgttctGTCAGTACACACcactaatatatataacataatcgATTTCTCGGAGAATCCAGTGACATCCGAACTTATCATCGTTTTTATTATGTGTGGTGTTCTGACATTAATAACGATTTGTTATATGCTGATaccaaaatgttttaaagacaGCAGCGAGACCAATTCAAACAGTGGTGAAGAACTCACTTTCCAGTACCGATACAACTCCGTCTTACTGCTGCAGTTTCTGTTgatacaaaagaaaatattgcgGAGTCCTGTTGATGACTCGGATTCGAGCGTACACAATAACAGGCCTTCACGTGTTTATGTTTGTACGACAATGTACCAGGAGGCCGAACATGAGATGGACAGACTACTGGTCAGCTTAAAGAGTGTTATATCGTCACACAAACTCAAACAAAAAAACGTTTACATAGAATCGCATATATTTCTTGATAATGGAGCGGAGGGAAAGGAAATAAAGGATTTTGGAAAACAACTTTATACCTTAGCTGAGGAAAGACTTGACCTGCAGCCCGAGTCCGGTAGAATGTTGTATACTCCATACGGGATACAGCTACATTGGGATCTGGAACACGGCACGCCATTCTTTATACACCTTAAAGACACGGAGAAGGTGAAGGCAAAGAAACGGTGGAGTCAGGTGATGTACTTAGAGTATGTTCTCAAGTACAGATCTAAATGGGAAGGATCACAGGGTCCGTACGGTCCGAAATCCATGTATTTAAACCCGTCAATTAGATACGAGTCCACAGAGTCAttggtaaaatataatgatttttaccTGGGCAAAGGGGAGGCTAGGTTAGCCCCTACACAGACAAATCACCTACTGGATGTGCCTGACATTATCCTCAATGACGCCGAAGACCTTTATAACTATTCGGCGGACACTCTTACCGTCGACATGTCTTCTAACGACGGTAGTTTGTATCCCAGTGAAACGCCTAGTCGGAACGGGAGTGAGATATATCTGAAGGAAACTCCTCTTGAGATCCACACTCAAGACAGTACGATATTCTCTGTGTCCCAGTCCAATATAGGTATCAGCACTGTCTGCAGTGACAACTTCATCCTCATGACAGACGCAGACATGGTTTTTGACGATGAAGCTGTTCTTGCTGTTATTGATGTTTGTAAAAATAGTCCGGATGTAGGCGGGGTTTGCGGAAGGACATATCCAACAGGACTATACCGACATCCTATATTGTGGCTTCAGGTGTTTGAGTATGCTAAAG atttttGGATGATGAAAAGCTCACAGAATGTGATAGGTTCAGTAATGTGCTGTCCGGGATGTTTCAGTCTTTTTCGATTCGAAGCCCTTAGTGACATCCTCCAAACATATGAAAGCCCTACTGAGAGTGTAATGGACGTCTTCACAAAGGACAACG gTGAAGATCGTTGGATGTGCACGCTGATGATGCTGAAAGGATGGAAGCTGCGATACGTAATGGCCGGTCGGAACAGCACGTTTTGTCCTGAGACGACTTTGGAGTTTATGAAGCAGAGAAGACGATGGTTACTCTCCGACTACACTAATGCGTTCCTCGTGATGACGAATATCGCTAATCTAATCAGTCATAACTCAGCCTTCTCATTAACATATGCCCTCTACCAAATCCAGCTATTCTTCATCATGATTCTGTACCCAGGGGCGACCGTCATAATGCTGTCTCTAGGACTGGAACTAGGGTCGGGGATACCACTGTTCGCTATAGCCCCAACATTCTTCCTGCTTATCGTAGGGTACAGCATACTTCTGGTTAAAGATGTCCCTTCCTCTGTCCAGCTGGTGGCCTCCAAAGTATTGATCATAGTGTTAGGACTGGGAACTTTGTTCGCGTTTGGTTCTACATCTGTAATCATTATGAAGGCACTGATACAAG ATTTCCAAGAGAACATAATTGGACGTCATATTGAGTATATCATGATACTATCACTAACGGCAACCTATCCTCTGGCAGGCCTCGTCCATCCATCCGAATGTCACCTATTGATATACGGCTTGCCTTACATGTTTTTTCTTCCTCTTCTCAACATCATCCTGCCAGTGTATGCATTCTGTAACATTATCGACCAATCCTGGGGCACTCGGGACGAT CAATTGgcaaacatatcaaagtttcTAAGGCTACCAAAAgtcaaaaagaagaaaaaacctAAAAAGAAGAGGTCAACCTTATCACCAAATG GTTCATTTTCAACCCTGAACAGTTCAGTATTGGATCTTCAGAATTTTAACGAAGACGAAGTATCGTTCTGGGAGAAAGTTGTCGGTGATAAAGTCGGGGTTAATGTTTCTGGAGGATTGACTTCAGAGGAAAGAACAGCAGGACTTCGTGTCACCAGAAACAAAGTAACGTGCTGGTTTCTCCTAATTAATGCGTTCTGGGTTATCTTGCTGTGTGCATGTTATGGACTGATGCTTCAACTTATGGACAACAAAACGATTTTCAGCATTGTGATGTTGTCATCTTTAGGACTAACACCGCTTATACAAGTCACAGGAATGCTTGTAGACAGAGGCCGTGTTTTACTTCAACATATTCGTGataatttgtaa